One genomic window of Candidatus Eisenbacteria bacterium includes the following:
- the proS gene encoding proline--tRNA ligase → MAEEGITKRADDFSQWYLDIVLRAQLADYSPVRGCMVIRPNGYAVWELLQKALDTMIKETGHKNAYFPLLIPESFLKREAEHVEGFAPETAVVTHGGGKLLEEPLIIRPTSETIIYDMYSKWIMSYRDLPLLINQWANVVRWEMRTRLFLRTTEFLWQEGHTAHATAEEGEEETLKMLEVYKTLSEDVMAIPVLTGQKTESEKFAGALRTYAIEAMMQDGKALQAGTSHNLGQNFSKVFNVRFQDEQGQMQYCWQTSWGVSTRLIGAVIMAHSDDKGLILPPKLAPTEAVIIPIYKTDDEKRLVMEKARAIEAGLKQRFRLKVDDRDQFTPGWKYADAELIGIPVRIEVGPRDVAKDQAVLVRRDNRQKSFVAISEIDKALRETLDQLQVDLFQKALKHREEKTHQVESWDEFLKTNTEKGGFIEGCWCGSPLCEEKVKEETKATIRVLPFGQDDSNKGPCLVCGKDSPHRVVWSQSY, encoded by the coding sequence ATGGCAGAAGAGGGAATCACAAAAAGAGCGGATGACTTCTCCCAGTGGTATCTGGATATCGTTTTAAGGGCCCAACTCGCCGATTACTCGCCGGTCCGCGGGTGCATGGTCATCCGTCCGAATGGGTATGCGGTCTGGGAGCTGCTGCAGAAGGCTCTCGATACGATGATCAAGGAGACCGGGCATAAAAACGCCTATTTCCCTCTCTTGATCCCGGAGTCGTTTCTCAAAAGAGAGGCGGAGCATGTAGAAGGATTCGCCCCGGAGACAGCGGTCGTGACGCATGGCGGAGGGAAACTTCTTGAAGAACCCCTGATCATCCGTCCCACGTCAGAAACGATCATTTACGATATGTATTCGAAATGGATCATGTCATACCGCGATCTTCCGCTCCTCATCAACCAGTGGGCCAATGTGGTCCGTTGGGAAATGAGAACCCGCCTCTTTCTGCGAACGACGGAGTTTCTCTGGCAGGAAGGCCATACGGCCCATGCCACCGCCGAGGAGGGCGAGGAAGAGACTCTGAAGATGCTGGAGGTTTACAAGACCCTCTCTGAGGATGTTATGGCGATTCCGGTCTTGACCGGTCAGAAGACCGAGTCTGAGAAGTTCGCCGGCGCCCTGCGGACTTATGCGATCGAAGCGATGATGCAGGATGGGAAGGCGCTGCAAGCCGGGACATCCCATAATCTGGGTCAAAATTTCTCAAAAGTCTTCAATGTTCGATTCCAGGATGAACAGGGGCAAATGCAGTATTGCTGGCAGACATCCTGGGGTGTTTCGACGCGGCTTATCGGCGCGGTGATCATGGCCCATTCCGATGACAAGGGCCTCATCCTGCCACCCAAGCTCGCCCCGACTGAAGCGGTGATCATTCCAATTTATAAGACGGATGATGAAAAGCGCCTTGTCATGGAAAAGGCCCGGGCGATTGAGGCGGGCCTGAAGCAGCGCTTCCGTCTTAAGGTCGATGACCGCGACCAGTTCACGCCCGGATGGAAGTACGCCGATGCCGAGCTCATCGGCATACCGGTCCGCATCGAGGTCGGTCCGCGGGATGTGGCGAAAGACCAAGCCGTCCTGGTTCGCCGGGATAATCGGCAGAAATCATTCGTCGCCATTTCAGAGATTGATAAAGCCTTACGGGAGACCCTGGATCAATTGCAGGTCGATCTCTTCCAGAAAGCCTTAAAGCATCGGGAGGAGAAGACCCATCAGGTGGAAAGCTGGGATGAATTCCTGAAGACCAACACCGAAAAGGGCGGCTTCATCGAGGGCTGCTGGTGCGGTTCTCCGTTGTGTGAGGAGAAGGTGAAGGAAGAGACCAAGGCGACAATCCGGGTCCTTCCTTTTGGTCAGGACGACAGCAACAAAGGTCCCTGTCTCGTCTGCGGCAAGGATAGCCCCCATCGGGTTGTCTGGTCGCAATCTTATTAG
- a CDS encoding transglycosylase SLT domain-containing protein — protein MNRGKSRASLIRAFGLPGDGLHAAMGTLVSLFALAIFSITTPAIGAYHNWNLVIDSQTLPYPDGFLPDVEFWKSVFAHYSTQQTLIHDSDDLGIIYEVLDTSRTPSETERTRLVRTRIRHYQHILKSLASKPSPQWTREERRVARLFDGLEPTRFQQAIYSVRAQRGMWENFREGLIRAGCWQQVMVEIFRQYGVPEQIAALPHVESSFNPEAHSHAGAVGIWQFTGTTGQRYLRIGYDIDERKDVLIATHAAARHLKDNYDTLGSWPLAIIAYNHGAGGMSRAIEQLGTRDVETIIRHYKGRSFQFASRNFYIEFLAALEIAVNPELYFGPLPYRQPIKQTSFILPQYVNSRALGRALKVSPSELAVLNPGLGPSFWGGRRAIPKGYAVKIPAGSVPDLWEAFAEIPQNARWDQPPRPPTYQVKNGDTLSSISNRFKISLSDLKSANGLRSDRIYVGQTLYLPDDASPRR, from the coding sequence ATGAATCGGGGAAAGAGCAGAGCATCATTGATCCGCGCCTTCGGCCTCCCTGGCGACGGCCTCCATGCGGCCATGGGCACCCTCGTGAGCCTTTTTGCGCTGGCCATTTTCTCCATCACGACGCCGGCCATCGGCGCCTATCATAATTGGAATCTTGTGATCGATTCCCAGACCCTCCCCTATCCTGACGGATTTCTGCCCGATGTGGAATTCTGGAAGAGCGTTTTCGCCCATTATTCCACCCAACAAACACTCATCCATGATTCCGATGATCTAGGGATAATCTATGAAGTGCTGGATACATCGAGGACTCCTTCAGAAACGGAACGAACCCGATTGGTCCGTACGCGGATCCGTCATTACCAACATATTTTAAAATCCCTCGCCTCAAAACCATCCCCTCAATGGACGCGGGAAGAAAGACGGGTCGCCCGCCTCTTTGACGGATTGGAGCCCACGCGATTCCAGCAAGCCATCTATTCGGTGCGGGCGCAACGAGGCATGTGGGAGAATTTTAGAGAAGGCTTGATCCGGGCGGGATGCTGGCAGCAGGTCATGGTCGAGATATTCAGGCAATATGGCGTTCCTGAGCAGATCGCTGCTCTCCCCCATGTAGAATCATCGTTCAATCCCGAAGCGCACTCGCATGCCGGGGCTGTCGGCATCTGGCAGTTCACAGGCACAACCGGACAGCGCTATCTACGAATTGGGTATGACATCGATGAAAGAAAAGATGTCTTGATCGCCACACATGCCGCGGCGCGCCACCTCAAAGACAATTACGATACGCTCGGTTCCTGGCCGCTGGCGATTATCGCCTATAACCATGGGGCCGGCGGTATGAGCCGGGCGATTGAGCAGCTGGGGACACGGGATGTGGAGACGATCATCCGCCATTATAAGGGCCGGTCCTTTCAATTCGCTTCACGCAATTTCTATATCGAATTTCTCGCCGCTCTTGAGATTGCCGTCAATCCGGAGCTCTACTTCGGACCCTTGCCTTATCGGCAACCGATCAAGCAAACGAGTTTTATCCTCCCGCAATATGTCAATTCCAGGGCGTTGGGCCGGGCCCTCAAGGTCTCACCCTCCGAATTGGCTGTGCTGAACCCCGGACTCGGTCCTTCCTTCTGGGGCGGCAGACGCGCCATCCCGAAGGGATATGCGGTCAAGATACCGGCGGGGAGTGTTCCGGATCTTTGGGAAGCCTTTGCTGAAATCCCCCAAAACGCCCGATGGGACCAACCCCCGCGGCCGCCGACGTACCAGGTCAAAAATGGAGATACCCTCTCGTCGATATCCAATCGCTTTAAGATCAGCCTGAGCGATCTGAAATCCGCCAACGGCCTTCGGAGTGATCGGATTTACGTGGGGCAGACACTTTATCTACCAGATGACGCATCGCCGCGGCGATAA
- a CDS encoding ABC transporter ATP-binding protein, whose amino-acid sequence MTGSANHTSIRPPLLEATELCRYYGTVRAVHQLSLSIFPGQIVGLLGPNGAGKTTTLRMLVGSQVPSQGRVMISGYDVFRQGPQAKKFLGYLPENPGMAREMDVISYLEFVARLKGMKGYEIGPSVQNAVKIWNLREVARRPVAQLSRGFRQRTGLAQATLNNPPLLILDEPTTGLDPNQAADLRGTLRRHAATGAVLISTHLLAEATSLCDQLVILHRGEVVAQGDRQILTQRVADSGSLRAVIRGGARLAEIARRRGLKITAKGEGDPDHEWILEGTLPEQDRDVLLQELIAAKGELVEWTAGGRTLEDLFRQLTQEGKP is encoded by the coding sequence ATGACCGGTTCCGCGAATCATACATCCATTAGACCACCCCTTCTCGAAGCAACCGAGCTTTGCCGGTATTACGGCACAGTTCGCGCGGTACATCAGCTCTCCCTGAGCATCTTCCCGGGGCAAATCGTCGGTCTTCTGGGACCCAACGGCGCGGGGAAAACGACCACGCTCCGGATGCTCGTCGGCTCTCAAGTCCCCAGCCAGGGCCGAGTGATGATTTCCGGATACGATGTTTTTCGCCAGGGGCCTCAAGCAAAGAAGTTCCTCGGCTATTTGCCGGAAAACCCAGGAATGGCCCGGGAGATGGATGTGATCAGTTATCTTGAGTTTGTCGCCCGTCTCAAGGGCATGAAAGGATACGAGATAGGGCCTTCGGTTCAGAATGCGGTTAAGATATGGAATCTGAGGGAAGTGGCCCGCCGGCCCGTGGCCCAGCTCTCACGCGGTTTCCGACAGCGGACCGGCCTGGCCCAGGCCACCCTGAACAATCCTCCCCTCCTGATCCTGGACGAGCCGACCACCGGCCTCGATCCCAATCAGGCCGCCGACCTGAGGGGCACGTTGCGGCGGCATGCCGCCACCGGCGCGGTTCTCATTTCGACCCATCTTCTGGCGGAGGCAACCAGCCTTTGCGATCAACTGGTCATCCTTCACCGAGGCGAAGTCGTCGCTCAAGGAGATCGGCAGATTTTAACACAAAGGGTCGCTGATTCGGGGTCCCTGCGGGCTGTGATCCGCGGTGGAGCGAGGCTTGCCGAGATCGCGAGGCGCCGGGGCCTCAAGATAACGGCCAAGGGGGAAGGAGATCCGGACCATGAGTGGATTCTTGAGGGAACCTTGCCCGAGCAGGATCGCGATGTCCTACTCCAAGAGCTGATCG